The region TAGGCTGAGTGATAATTGTGCACTCCCAACCCAATCTGTTTGACGTTGTTACTGCAACTCATTCGCCGAGCTGCTTCACGTGCGGCTTGCACGGCAGGCAACAACAGGCCTACGAGTACGCCGATGATGGCGATGACAACGAGTAGCTCTACCAAAGTAAAGGCAGATCGCTTTGTGAGTTTCATCGAAGAATCCATGAATTCGCGTAAGAAAAGATGAATAGCGAAATGAGGTGTGTGGCAAGCGCGTGCGGACCGATTGGATCTCGGTGGTTCGACGCATTGGTCGAGAGGATGATGCGGCCGAGAGTTCTCGCCCCCCCCCGCATTGCCACAACCGATTCCGTAAAGTCGCTCACGTGCAACTCACGCCCCCTGGAAAGTCACCCCTGCAGTAAGCGGTCACTACAGGCGGACATCCAGAACGCTCGCAGGACAATGGGGCAACCACACATTTCCTTAACGAACAAAATGGGGGCTTTTGTTGTTTTTTAGAATTGTTCCTTTGACGCAGCGGCATTCTCTGCACCGCTGGATCGACTGCAATGTGACTTCGGCCGCTCTTGTCTAATCCATGTGCAATCCGCGTGTAGCACGAAGCTTCTCTTTCCGGAAGTGCGTGGTTGTCTTGAAAGTGCTCCAAAATTTACGGCACTACGGCGGATTTCAGCGATCAAAATCGATGGTTTAGCACGCGGGCAGTTTCGCTTATCCGAGAAATGTTTTACGGAAACGAAGACATCACTATCTGAATCGCATCTCACTCAGACTGGTTGCGAATCATGGTGGCAATTTTTTTCAGAATCTTGACGGATCGTGGTAGGCCGCCTGAAAGAAAGCGACTGTGGGTTGTGCGTAGGCACCGGCGATCACGCGTGACGGGCACGAAAGCGACAAGAACCGGCCGCTCACGCGTCACGGCTCACGAAAGCGATAGCACCCGGCCGCTTACGCGTCACGGCTCACGATGGCAACGGCCGGCGAGTGAATGTTTGAAATTTACTGGGTGACCACCTTCCCCGCGGTTGTCGATCCGTCCGCGATTCGATGTCAGGTGCATCGATGTCGTTGATGGTTCCGGTCATCGAGGGCCAGCGGTCAAAGTCGCGGTCCGTCGGGCGATCGTCGACCTGTTGGATCACCCAACGGTTTTTGTCCGCGAGGGTGTCGTAGCGAATGTGTGAGCCGTCTGGAATTTGGAACGAAGAACGCAACAAGGTTTCGTTCGAATTTGCACGCTGGATCGATTGAAGCATCCGTTCAGGTTCGCTTGACCGAGCGATGTAGACAACACCGAAGTCGTTGCGGGAGTGCACGGCCACACACAGATTTGGTTCGAATTGGAAGATCTTCCAGACCGCCGATTCGACTGTAGGTTTCCAATTCGATGGGATCTGAACCGGACCGGCTGCCACGGCAACATTTCGCCAAACCCCGGTGTTGTTCCACTCGCGAAAGTCTTGGCCGGGGCCGGCGAGATGGAGTACTTCGGACAACTCGTTCGCTCGGTCGTCGAGCAACAGGGTTATCGGCCGCGCCACAATGAGAGAATGTTCACCTCGGTTGACGCCGCCTCCGCTGAGCAAGTATCCCGGACCGCCCGAATAGACTTCAGGAGAGCTTTCGGGACCGTGCCCGATTCGGATGAAATAGTCGGCGGGCTTCTCCACGATCCAGCGGGCAGTTTGATCGGGCAATCGGTACGGTGACCAGCACGCCCAAATGGCGATGTGACGGTTTCCTCGGAGTCCCAACTTGTCGGGTGCGTCCGGCAGCAGGCTGATCCAAGGTTTGATCAAGCCAACGTGTCGATCACCCATCAGCGAAGTATCAGCGGCGTGCGCGTACTGGCGGCGAAAGGGAGGGAAGCGTCGGAATCGCAGACTTCCAACAGCGTAGTTCCAATTGAGCTGATCGAGCAGGCCTCGCGCAGCCGCCTGAACAGCCGAGGAACCGAAGGCCTCTAAGTTCAGCAATGCTGTCAGCGTGTAACCTTCATAGGGAATCGAGTTAAACTCGTACGGACCTGCCGACCGAATCTCTTCAATCAACTCAAGCAGCCATGGCTCCAAACCGTTGCCGAGATTGTCGTGTTTGGCAAGTTGGCTGCCGTGCAACATCATCCAGCGGTTCTTCAGATAGCGAGACCCCTCGGTCATCAGCAAATGGTTCTCTGTTTCCGGAACCAAGCCTGCCGTCCTTGGTACGGTCAGCAATGGCTGGCCGCCATCGAGAGGCAACAGAGTGTGTAGCAGGTGCTCTCTCGTTTGCGGGTAGAGCACATTCGGTTCGTCGCCAAACAGGAACAAGATGGGGATCAGTCCCGCCATGGTGAAGTCATAGTCGCCGTTGGGATTTCCCGGCCAAGTCGAGCCTACGGTTCCCCAGGCAGTTTGGGCGATCAAGTAGTCGTTGGCCGCGTCCACATCGTCTCGTCGTATCAATCGAGCGAGCAAGGCTCGTGGTGCCTCTATTTTGCCTTCGGTTTTCCAGTCGCCGAGGGGACGTTTGGCCCACTCGTCAATGATCTGGTTCGTCAGATCGGATTCCTCTCGCCACGGAATGCTTCGCTGCGTGGGGATTTCAATGTTGCCCGGCGGCAAAGAAACATGAACGTGGCGTGACGCGCTGATGTAGGGGATCACGCGAGGCAGAGCCCATACACTCGCTGCGGTGATCGCGGCCATCACGATCGCCAGCGTTGCCCATCGTTTGGATTTGAATTTCATCGTTCACCGCGCCGCTGGCGTCGTCATCTGCCGTCAATCTGCTCAATGTCGGATCGATTCTAATGAGGCTTCACTGGCCTGCCCACGTGGCGTCGCTTCACGCGGCACCATCGGATGAACCCCGCCCAACTTCAAAACGCTTACGCCCGGATTGAATTTAAACCCGTGTGAAGTTTGGGGCTTGCCGACGTCGGCGGCGGGCGTATTGGTAGCCGGGAACAAAAAAACAGCCGCCGGCAACGATCCCAAAAATTACATGGGCCCATGGAGGATGCATCGCCATCAAGACCGACGAAAATAACAATGCCGCAGTCTGGAAATAAAACGCGCCAGTTAACATGCTCGCTTTGATTAGAAAAACCATCGCGGTAACAATGCCTAGCATCGGCGAAAGGGTGAGCACCGGCAATTCAAGCCACCATTCCAGCGGAAACATCAGCGAGATTGCCATCATGCTAGCGCCCCACACGTGAGCGACCTGCCGCTCGACGAAGGTGACCGGTCCCATCCGCTGTCGCATTCGCCAAAACACCGCTGCCCACGCTCCCAGCCCGACGGTCCAGACGGCGACATAAGCCATTCGATTGCGGATGCCGTGATAATCCAATTGCCAAGTCAACAGACAGGCAACCAGCAGCACCAACGAATGCCACATCCACAACAGTCCCCAATTCTCCAGGACAGCGGCGTGATGAGTCTCGCGGAATACCCTCGCGACCACTTGGCTAAATCGGCCACTCCGGGCAGCGACTGGTTCGTCAGCAAGGTAGGCTTCCAGATCCTTGGCCAACGCGGCGGCCGACTCGTATCGCAAATCGATCGGCTTTTGCAGACAGCGAACGACAATCATTTCCAAGTCGCGATCCAGACTCGGACGCAGCGCTCGCGGCGGACTGGGGTCTTGTTCGATCACCAACATCACCAATTGCATCGGTGACTCGGCCACAAACGGCGACCGTCCCGTCAACGCAAAATAGAGGACGCAGCCAAGGCTATATACATCGCTCGATGGTCCGACCATGTCGCGGCGATTCCCCGCTTGTTCAGGCGACATGTAGGCGGGTGTGCCGACCAACATCCCGCTGCGAGTCAAATCGACTTGCGATTCCGCTTGTTTGGCCAATCCAAAATCGGTGATCATCGGCACCCCATCGCGAGGCAACAGGATATTGCTTGGCTTGATGTCTCGATGTAGTACACCGGCGTCATGAGCAAACTGGATCGCGCGAGCGACGGTGGCCACCAACTGAGCGGCTTCTCGTTGGGGCATCGGGCCATCAGCAACCCGCTCGGCCAGCGTGATGCCGTCGATGTACTTCATGCTAAAGAACGGGCGACCATCGACGTCACCGACTTCGTACACTGGCACGATACTGGGGTGGTCCAATTTCGCTGTCGCGGACGCTTCGGCCAAAAAACGCTGCATGTCGGTGTCGCTGGCCAAGCGTCCTCGCAAGATCATCTTGACCGCGACTTCGCGATCGAGACTGATTTGTCGAGCGCGGAACACCACGCCCATCCCGCCTCGGCCGATCTCTTCGATCAATTCATAGTCACCGATCTCGGTTGGCAACTGCAGGCTTCGCCAACGTCCCGACGACCCGTCTGCGTTTAAGTTGGGGCCGTTTGCGGTCCCGTGATTCGCGGCCGGACGCTGCTCATGGGCCACGCCTGCGGTGTCGGTGACAAGGACCGCGCCCCACAGTCGCCGCAGTTCATCGGCGTATTGAGGATGCTGGTGACAAACTGCGGCAAAGTCGACAACTTCTCCGCGGC is a window of Novipirellula caenicola DNA encoding:
- a CDS encoding serine/threonine-protein kinase, which gives rise to MAAILADLADGVCRGEVVDFAAVCHQHPQYADELRRLWGAVLVTDTAGVAHEQRPAANHGTANGPNLNADGSSGRWRSLQLPTEIGDYELIEEIGRGGMGVVFRARQISLDREVAVKMILRGRLASDTDMQRFLAEASATAKLDHPSIVPVYEVGDVDGRPFFSMKYIDGITLAERVADGPMPQREAAQLVATVARAIQFAHDAGVLHRDIKPSNILLPRDGVPMITDFGLAKQAESQVDLTRSGMLVGTPAYMSPEQAGNRRDMVGPSSDVYSLGCVLYFALTGRSPFVAESPMQLVMLVIEQDPSPPRALRPSLDRDLEMIVVRCLQKPIDLRYESAAALAKDLEAYLADEPVAARSGRFSQVVARVFRETHHAAVLENWGLLWMWHSLVLLVACLLTWQLDYHGIRNRMAYVAVWTVGLGAWAAVFWRMRQRMGPVTFVERQVAHVWGASMMAISLMFPLEWWLELPVLTLSPMLGIVTAMVFLIKASMLTGAFYFQTAALLFSSVLMAMHPPWAHVIFGIVAGGCFFVPGYQYARRRRRQAPNFTRV